The Deltaproteobacteria bacterium region ATCGCTGAGAGAAAGACATTCAAGTTTTTTTCGTAATTTTCTCTGTCGCTTATCAATTTCTATCACCCTTTTCCCTGACCTTATTCGAGATAAAAGTTCATGAGGGTCAAAGGGCTTGGGAATATAATCATCTGCCCCTGCTTCAAGACCTATTACAATATCTTCTCTCCTTTCTCTCACTGTAATAAAAATTAAGTATACATAATGAGATAGCTCCAAATTCCTTATTTTCTTGCACAATTCCAAACCATCCATCTTTGGCATAAGCCAATCAGTGATAACCATATCAATTTCTTCTCTTTTCTCTTGAAAAACATTCCAGGCTTCCAGACCATTATTGGTAAGAATTACTTTATAGCCTTCCCTTTCCAGAAGTTTTTGCAGAATTAACTGAGTAATTTCATCATCTTCTGCAATAAGAATCTTCACCCTTTCTCCCATCCTGGTTGTGATATAAACTCTTTAAAGTTATTGAATTCCTCTTTCAGCTGTTCGTAAATCTCTTCTATACCTTCCGATTTAGTCTCTTTCCCCATCTTTTCTATCTCAAATGATAGTTCATAAATCCTCATTAAACCTAAATTACCAGATGCTCCCTTCAAACTATGGGCAACCTCATCAATAGTTTTAAAATCCTTTTTCTGTATGGCAGAAGAAATCTCTTCCAATTTTTCACTACAATCTTTCTTAAATAGTTCCACCAATTCCTTTAAAAACTCCTTATCTCCATCTACCATCTCTAATGCTTTATTTAAGTCAACTGCTGGTTTTTGCATATTCCCTCCAATTACAGTTTTTCCTTTAGAATATCTTCTATTATTTTAAACAATTCTTGAATCTTAATAGGTTTTGTTGTATATCCATCCATCCCCGCGGAAAGACATTTTTTTTCATCTTCCCTGAAAGCATGAGCGGTAAGGGCAACAATGGGAATATGTTTACCTGTTATTTTTTCTTTTTCTCTTATTTCTTTAGTGGCTTCTAACCCATCCATCTCTGGCATCTGGACATCCATAAGCACAAAATCAAACCCGTTTTTCTCTATCCATTCTACCGCCTCTCTACCATTGTTTGCAACTGTTGCCTTCCAGCCCTGCTTTTCTAAAATCCTCACTGCCAATTTCTGATTGATTAAATTATCTTCTGCTAACAAAACCTTTAAGGGCTTACCTTTAAGTGCAGACTCAATTTTTGTCTCCGACACTTTTGCTTTTTCTTTTTTTACTAAAGCACTTACAATGCTGTTATAAAGTTTGGAGCGTCTCACGGGTTTTATTAAGACATCCGAAATTCCCAATTCTTTAGCCCTTTTTCTATCACCTTTCTCTTCGGCTGAACTCAAAAGAATAATAGGCGCATCAGTATATTTCGGCATCTGCTTTATCTTTTTTGCTACCTCAAATCCATCCATGCCCGGCATACTCTTATCCAACAAAATCAACTGATAAGAATTATTTTTTAATTGTTTTAAGGCAGAAAAACCATCTTCTACCCCTGTTGATAAAAAATTCCAGCCTGAGACTATCTCCCTCAAAATTAGACGATTTGTAGCATTATCATCTACAATTAAAACCCTGAGATTTCTTATCTCTGGTGGGGCAACATCCTCTTTTTCCTTTGCTTTTTCAACTACAGAACAAGAAATAGTAAAATAAAAATTACTTCCTTTCCCTATCTCACTTTCTACCCAGATTTTACCCCCCATCTTCTCTACTAATTGTTTTGAAATAGTAAGCCCCAATCCTGTGCCTCCATATTGTCTGGTGGTAGAATTATCGGCCTGGGTAAAACTCTCAAATATTTTTGCCTGTTTTTCTTTAGGAATACCAACCCCTGTATCAGAAACACAAAACCTTAAAATTGCTCTGTTATTTTTTCTCTCTTCTGTTTTTACATCAACCACAATTTGACCTTTTTCTGTAAATTTTATGGCGTTGCCGATAAGATTAACCAGGATTTGACGCAGTCTTGTAGGATCACTGATAATGTATGCTGGTATTTCTGGATTTATATGACATAAAAGCTCAAGTCCTTTTTTAGATGCCTGGGTTGCCAAACTGATAGTTGTTACCTCTATAACATCTCTCAAATCAAATTCTGTTTCTTCAATTTCAAGCCGTCCGGATTCAATCTTAGACAAATCCAAAATATCATTTATAATACCCAACAAATTGTCTGCTGAAATTTTTATCATCTCCACATATTCTTTTTGCTCATCGTAAAGTGAAGTGCCGGAGAGAAGCTCGGACATGCCTACTATAGCATTCATAGGTGTTCTAATTTCATGACTCATACTGGCAAGAAACTGACTCTTTGCCTGGTTAGCTTCTTCTGCTGCTTTTTTAGCTTTTTCTAATTCTTTCTCCGCCTTTTTCCGCTCGGTAATGTCTCTTAATATTCCTACCGCATTCCATTTACCTTTTAATTTTACTGCAGAAAGAGAAAGCTCTACAGGAAATTCTGCTCCATCTTTTCTAAATGCAGTCAATTCCAGAGTTTTTCCAAGAGCCGCGCCTTCTCCTGTAATCTGAAATCTTTTAAATCCTTTTGAATAAGTTTCATAAAACCTTTCAGGAACGATAAACTTATGCAAATATTTTCCTATAGATTCCTCTTTCGTATAGCCAAATATCCTTTCCGCAGCCTCGTTCCAATATGAAATATTTCCTTCATTATCCATCATAATGATGGCATCCCGAGCAGAAGTGCTTATAGTTCGGAATTTCTCTTCACTCTCCCGTAGTATTTCCTCCGCCTTTTTCCGCTCGGTAATGTTGTTTAATGCTATAGCAAAGAAAAAACCCGAGAACCAAAGACCAATAATAAAAATTATAGGTCTAAGCAAAGCGTAAGAATAAGGAGATATAAACAAGGCCCGGGGGAGAAAGATCAGCATTGAAATTGAAACAATCACTATTACGCCTTTTATTCTGAATTTATAAGCTGCATATAATACGGGTATAGAAAACAAACTCCTGTGCAAATCATGGGGCATATTAAGAATAACCCAGTTCGGAACCTCCCCACCCATAAGAGTTATTATGTTGGGAAGATAGTAAAATACCGCAAGGACTATCATAATGACGGTGATATACCATAGATGGGGATTTCTCCATCCACTCATCTTTTTACTCATTTTTCTTATGCTGCTCCCCGTTGACCCTTGACCTTTTTTCTGTCATTTATATAAACCTACTGCTATTTTTAAAGCATCATCTATTTCTTCCATCGTATCTTGTGACAATCTTCCATAACTTCCGATTATTCTTTTTTTATCAATAGAGCTTATATGCAAGAGCAAACCTTCTAAGACTTATAATAATATTATAAGTCAATACTTTAATTATTACAAGAAAAGATGTTAATAGATAACAACCAAGTTGGGAAAACACCATCTTTCACCTCTATTTTTTTAATTGAAATGCATTCTAACATACTTCATCTTCTATTCAAAGTTGACATTTACATTATAGCGTGTTAAGGAAAAGTATGAAAATTTTGATATTCATTTTATTTGTTTTTCTATTTTTTATTCAGGCTAAACCATCTTTTTGTGATATATATTATTATGTAGATGAAAGTGGAATATCTCATTTCACAGATTATTCTGTAAGCAAAAAAAGCAAACTAATCATAAAGAGCAGAAAGAAAAAATCCCATGTTTCAGGGAAATATAGCAACTATATATCCCAGGCTGCTAAAAGGTTCAATTTAAACCCTCATTTAATAAGAGCGGTGATTAAGGTAGAATCCGACTTTTGTCCAAAAGCTGTATCCAAACATGGTGCACTGGGACTCATGCAGATTATGCCAAAAACAGCTAAAGAATTAAGTCTCAAAAACCCATTTTGTCCAAAAGAAAATATCATGGCAGGAACAAGATATTTGAAACAAATGTTAGATTTATTTAACGGAGATTTAAAATTAGCTCTGGCTGCATATAATGCTGGTCCAGACAAGGTTATATCTGATAACAATCAAATTTCTGGAGAGACACGCCGTTATGTAGAAAAGGTTTTAAATTATCTGAACCGATATAACAAAAAAAGCAAGATTGCCTATGGAAAACAAAACCTTTAAGGCAATTCAAATAGTGAAACGGTGTTGTTGTAAATGGTTCTGGACAACTCTTCTTCACCTATATCAAGAACATCGCTCAATGCCTTCAATGTATACCTTGTGAATGCTGGTTCATTTCTCTTGCCCCTCATGGGCACTGGTGCAAGATAAGGTGCATCTGTTTCTACAAAGAGTTTGTCCAATGGTATTTTTATTACACTTTCACGCAAATCTTTGGCATTTTTAAATGTAATCATTCCCGAGATAGAAAAGTAACAATCCCTTTCCTTTGCCCAATCTAAAAGATATTTGCTGCCGTTATAAGAATGTAAAATGATTTTGTAGTCTTTTCTACCCAATATTTCTATTATGTCATTTTCTGACTCTCTTACATGAACGGACAATGGTTTTTTGTAATCATAGGCAATATCCGCCAATCTTTTAAGTACTTTTTTTTGTATATCAGGAGATGAAAGGTTGTAATGATAATCTAATCCTACCTCTCCTATGCCTATGCATTTAGGATGATGAAGCAGTTTTTCTACCTCTAAGAATGTTTTTTCCTTTGCCTTCTTTGCATCATGAGGATGAACACCTATAAAGAAATATACTTGTTCGTAGTTTTGAGCTATATTTACGACCTTCTGAAAAAACTGCGGTTCCGTGGCAGCGGTAAGTATATAGATTATCCCTGCTTCTTTTGCTCTCTGTAAGACAGAAGGCAAATCCTCATTAAACTCTTCAT contains the following coding sequences:
- a CDS encoding Hpt domain-containing protein, with amino-acid sequence MQKPAVDLNKALEMVDGDKEFLKELVELFKKDCSEKLEEISSAIQKKDFKTIDEVAHSLKGASGNLGLMRIYELSFEIEKMGKETKSEGIEEIYEQLKEEFNNFKEFISQPGWEKG
- a CDS encoding response regulator, encoding MSKKMSGWRNPHLWYITVIMIVLAVFYYLPNIITLMGGEVPNWVILNMPHDLHRSLFSIPVLYAAYKFRIKGVIVIVSISMLIFLPRALFISPYSYALLRPIIFIIGLWFSGFFFAIALNNITERKKAEEILRESEEKFRTISTSARDAIIMMDNEGNISYWNEAAERIFGYTKEESIGKYLHKFIVPERFYETYSKGFKRFQITGEGAALGKTLELTAFRKDGAEFPVELSLSAVKLKGKWNAVGILRDITERKKAEKELEKAKKAAEEANQAKSQFLASMSHEIRTPMNAIVGMSELLSGTSLYDEQKEYVEMIKISADNLLGIINDILDLSKIESGRLEIEETEFDLRDVIEVTTISLATQASKKGLELLCHINPEIPAYIISDPTRLRQILVNLIGNAIKFTEKGQIVVDVKTEERKNNRAILRFCVSDTGVGIPKEKQAKIFESFTQADNSTTRQYGGTGLGLTISKQLVEKMGGKIWVESEIGKGSNFYFTISCSVVEKAKEKEDVAPPEIRNLRVLIVDDNATNRLILREIVSGWNFLSTGVEDGFSALKQLKNNSYQLILLDKSMPGMDGFEVAKKIKQMPKYTDAPIILLSSAEEKGDRKRAKELGISDVLIKPVRRSKLYNSIVSALVKKEKAKVSETKIESALKGKPLKVLLAEDNLINQKLAVRILEKQGWKATVANNGREAVEWIEKNGFDFVLMDVQMPEMDGLEATKEIREKEKITGKHIPIVALTAHAFREDEKKCLSAGMDGYTTKPIKIQELFKIIEDILKEKL
- a CDS encoding type II toxin-antitoxin system PemK/MazF family toxin, with protein sequence MLLHISSIDKKRIIGSYGRLSQDTMEEIDDALKIAVGLYK
- a CDS encoding lytic transglycosylase domain-containing protein, yielding MKILIFILFVFLFFIQAKPSFCDIYYYVDESGISHFTDYSVSKKSKLIIKSRKKKSHVSGKYSNYISQAAKRFNLNPHLIRAVIKVESDFCPKAVSKHGALGLMQIMPKTAKELSLKNPFCPKENIMAGTRYLKQMLDLFNGDLKLALAAYNAGPDKVISDNNQISGETRRYVEKVLNYLNRYNKKSKIAYGKQNL
- a CDS encoding TatD family hydrolase, giving the protein MKIIDTHCHLDDEEFNEDLPSVLQRAKEAGIIYILTAATEPQFFQKVVNIAQNYEQVYFFIGVHPHDAKKAKEKTFLEVEKLLHHPKCIGIGEVGLDYHYNLSSPDIQKKVLKRLADIAYDYKKPLSVHVRESENDIIEILGRKDYKIILHSYNGSKYLLDWAKERDCYFSISGMITFKNAKDLRESVIKIPLDKLFVETDAPYLAPVPMRGKRNEPAFTRYTLKALSDVLDIGEEELSRTIYNNTVSLFELP